In the Alteromonas sp. M12 genome, one interval contains:
- a CDS encoding pirin family protein, with protein MELLHRDVLHRGGFAGLRETRLVVDNKVGGQNDTWNGLGSFVYLADARFLPKGETRMHPHKELDVITVMLEGRIEHQGSLQNGKSMQANQVQAQRAGGEGFVHNEVNPDNSENRMLQIWALPETSGEPASYKFYDLKKDEMTPVYGGDKSQNVTLDSQTIIEIGLLSKHKNVTHEGAFMAYVTGGEGILNGIEVKDGDLIRDENLDFTALSDEVHLSLIYLNKAN; from the coding sequence ATGGAATTATTACATAGAGACGTATTACACCGAGGTGGGTTTGCAGGATTAAGAGAAACTCGTTTGGTTGTTGATAACAAAGTTGGCGGACAAAACGATACATGGAATGGACTGGGTAGCTTTGTTTATTTGGCTGATGCGCGCTTTTTACCTAAAGGTGAAACTCGCATGCATCCCCATAAGGAGCTTGATGTTATTACGGTCATGTTAGAAGGCCGAATAGAGCACCAAGGCTCTTTGCAAAACGGCAAGTCTATGCAAGCCAATCAAGTACAAGCTCAACGTGCTGGTGGAGAAGGTTTTGTTCACAATGAAGTCAATCCAGATAATTCTGAAAACAGAATGCTGCAAATATGGGCTTTACCTGAAACGAGCGGCGAACCAGCAAGTTACAAATTTTATGATCTTAAAAAAGATGAAATGACCCCTGTTTATGGTGGTGATAAATCGCAAAACGTCACACTGGATAGCCAGACTATTATTGAAATTGGTTTACTAAGTAAACATAAGAATGTCACCCATGAAGGGGCGTTCATGGCTTATGTCACCGGTGGTGAAGGGATCTTAAATGGGATTGAAGTAAAAGATGGCGATTTAATTCGTGATGAAAACTTAGATTTTACTGCGCTAAGTGATGAAGTGCATTTATCACTGATTTATTTAAATAAGGCTAATTAA
- a CDS encoding LysR substrate-binding domain-containing protein: MKLSLEACEVLDAIDSKGSFAAAAAALYRVPSTITYTVQKLEEDLGIIIYRREGRRSILTPAGKVLLEQGRELLKAAQSIVETAKQVDSGWESHINIAVDTIYDIDELYNLIEEFYKLKTGVEVNITEEVLAGNWEAVVENRADLVIGAPYPGINTQGINFEEIGVVDWQFVVSKEHPLLEYDLPLTEEDTKPFHSIIIKDSSIRSPAISHRIFEKQSVLRVASLEQKISAQIRGLGIGFLPTHRIIKQLEAGELVSLPIAKDAPVTPVFMGWRINNKGRAIRWFIDKFRDCHK, translated from the coding sequence GTGAAATTATCTTTAGAGGCGTGTGAAGTGTTAGATGCAATAGATAGCAAAGGCAGCTTTGCCGCCGCAGCAGCAGCTTTATATCGCGTGCCATCGACAATTACATATACCGTACAAAAATTAGAAGAAGACTTGGGGATCATAATCTATCGCCGAGAAGGTCGAAGATCCATATTAACACCTGCAGGAAAGGTGCTGCTCGAACAAGGCCGAGAATTACTGAAAGCTGCTCAAAGTATTGTAGAAACAGCCAAGCAAGTAGACAGCGGTTGGGAATCTCACATCAATATAGCAGTGGATACGATTTATGATATTGATGAGTTATACAACCTAATTGAAGAGTTTTATAAGCTTAAAACCGGTGTCGAAGTTAATATCACTGAAGAAGTATTAGCCGGAAATTGGGAAGCCGTTGTCGAAAATAGAGCTGACCTAGTTATCGGTGCACCTTATCCTGGAATAAACACTCAAGGGATTAATTTTGAAGAAATTGGCGTAGTAGATTGGCAATTTGTGGTAAGTAAAGAACACCCTTTACTTGAATACGACCTACCTTTAACAGAAGAAGATACCAAACCATTTCATTCCATTATTATTAAAGATTCGTCTATAAGATCCCCCGCAATTTCCCATAGGATATTTGAAAAACAAAGCGTTTTACGCGTAGCTTCGTTAGAGCAAAAGATATCAGCTCAAATTAGAGGACTGGGCATCGGTTTTTTACCCACACACCGAATTATTAAGCAACTGGAAGCGGGCGAGTTAGTTTCCCTACCAATCGCTAAAGATGCACCGGTAACGCCCGTATTCATGGGTTGGAGAATAAATAACAAAGGTAGGGCAATAAGGTGGTTCATCGATAAATTCCGAGACTGTCATAAATAA
- a CDS encoding ferric reductase-like transmembrane domain-containing protein — protein MKKVWPLWLGLFAGVAAVAAGLLVGANLQEGWQLAARYTARASYPLFLITFIASSLPRLHRAPWTMALLRDRRWWGLGFASCFFVHLLALLYYNWLINQFPPVGLLDRGVWAYAVLLAMVLTSTNSARRRLGRWWNVLHRVGMWGFFFIFVFSPYFDALLAFKIPSLNPLTDPYAYLGTAALVIRILAWRRSRV, from the coding sequence ATGAAAAAGGTATGGCCACTGTGGCTGGGACTATTTGCTGGGGTAGCAGCTGTGGCTGCGGGCTTGTTAGTAGGAGCGAACCTGCAAGAGGGCTGGCAACTCGCTGCACGTTATACCGCGAGAGCGTCTTATCCTTTATTCCTGATTACCTTTATTGCTTCGTCACTCCCTCGACTACACAGGGCCCCTTGGACCATGGCTTTGCTTAGAGATCGTCGGTGGTGGGGGTTAGGTTTCGCTAGTTGCTTTTTCGTTCACCTTTTGGCGCTGCTGTATTATAACTGGTTGATAAACCAGTTTCCTCCTGTGGGACTTTTGGATCGCGGCGTATGGGCATACGCTGTCTTGCTTGCAATGGTGTTAACTTCAACCAATAGTGCACGTCGTCGTTTAGGACGTTGGTGGAATGTGCTGCATCGCGTGGGTATGTGGGGCTTCTTTTTTATCTTTGTATTTAGCCCATATTTTGATGCCCTACTGGCATTTAAAATACCTTCATTGAATCCATTGACCGATCCCTATGCTTATTTGGGGACTGCTGCGCTTGTAATCCGGATTTTAGCTTGGCGGCGCTCCCGAGTATAA
- a CDS encoding PEP-CTERM sorting domain-containing protein encodes MSMSKISLALIASGIASSAFASPIIMEGDFVRTAVSDNGTLGAGGSTSPGILHDATGTATWSNDDYLTPGTPMEGFYISSTETGIDGNNNSNGYGSSGSGITASSMTDTSGTSGYDQSVNWTGFLDTFYTVETDTYYNDSFERISMTTTITALQDLTDVEFLRVLDPDPDVYTFSSYHTENGRGDAINGHANEDWVHAEGTSTGLTIGLYSDSDVAHNTGVSSGWSTDPSFYLSGADNGNGDYTIGIAFSLGDLMADESKSFTYHYIMGDSLDNVDIPVDNPVDVPEPVSIALLGLGLVGMGAGRRRLKK; translated from the coding sequence ATGTCAATGTCTAAAATATCTCTTGCTTTGATCGCTTCTGGTATTGCATCCAGCGCTTTCGCCTCACCAATCATTATGGAAGGTGATTTTGTTCGAACGGCAGTAAGCGATAACGGTACCTTAGGTGCTGGTGGTTCAACCTCTCCTGGCATCCTGCATGATGCAACTGGAACAGCTACATGGTCGAATGATGACTACCTGACCCCAGGAACGCCAATGGAAGGTTTCTACATTAGCTCAACTGAAACAGGAATCGACGGTAACAATAACTCAAACGGATATGGCTCGTCTGGTTCTGGCATTACTGCGTCTTCTATGACCGATACTTCGGGTACAAGTGGTTATGATCAATCAGTTAATTGGACTGGATTTTTAGATACCTTCTACACAGTTGAAACTGACACATACTACAACGATAGTTTTGAACGTATCTCTATGACTACAACGATTACTGCCCTTCAAGATCTAACCGACGTTGAGTTTTTACGAGTTCTTGATCCTGATCCAGATGTTTACACCTTTAGTTCTTACCATACCGAAAATGGTCGTGGTGACGCAATTAACGGTCATGCTAACGAAGATTGGGTTCACGCTGAAGGTACAAGCACAGGTTTAACCATTGGTTTATACTCTGATTCCGATGTAGCACATAACACTGGTGTCTCAAGCGGTTGGTCTACAGATCCTAGCTTCTACCTAAGTGGTGCGGATAACGGCAACGGCGATTACACCATTGGTATAGCTTTTTCTTTAGGCGATTTGATGGCAGATGAATCAAAGTCATTCACCTATCACTACATCATGGGTGATAGCTTAGATAACGTTGACATCCCAGTTGACAATCCTGTTGACGTTCCAGAGCCAGTATCAATTGCATTGCTAGGTTTAGGTCTGGTAGGTATGGGCGCAGGCCGTCGTCGTTTGAAAAAGTAA
- the cueR gene encoding Cu(I)-responsive transcriptional regulator: MDKLVTIGKAASLTGVSAKMIRYYEEIGVLKKTSRTDAGYRLYNQAHIQQLGFIRRARKLDFSMAEIQSLLKFWLDTDRESRNVKQLALNHLHEINEKIRELEKMKEVLQKLADKCDGNDNSDCPILEGLAQLSSE, translated from the coding sequence ATGGATAAACTTGTCACAATTGGCAAAGCCGCTAGTTTAACGGGGGTGTCAGCCAAAATGATTCGATATTATGAAGAAATTGGCGTATTGAAAAAAACGAGTCGCACAGATGCCGGCTACCGACTATATAATCAAGCACACATTCAACAATTGGGGTTTATCCGTCGTGCGAGAAAGTTAGACTTCTCCATGGCTGAAATTCAGTCACTACTCAAGTTCTGGCTCGATACTGACAGAGAAAGTCGTAACGTGAAACAACTTGCACTGAATCATTTACACGAGATTAATGAAAAGATACGTGAGCTTGAGAAAATGAAAGAAGTGCTACAGAAACTAGCGGATAAATGTGATGGTAATGATAACTCTGACTGCCCTATTTTAGAAGGCTTAGCTCAACTTTCATCCGAATAA
- a CDS encoding heavy metal translocating P-type ATPase translates to MNTTTQFKIDGMTCASCVGRVENALLKVVGVTNATVNLATDTATVQGTASHSELITAVIEAGYQVPVKVKQFGIGKMSCSSCVKRVEQALLKVTGMVSASVNLATEQVQVRTLSFVTDEQLAQAVTQAGYLFIPLNNDSVIQKTNKHQPFYTKAWWPVLGAGLLTLPLVLPMLGMLFAQQWMLPPVWQWLLATPVQFYFGARFYRAGWGALKAGMGNMDLLVSIGTSAAFGLSLYLWWSFDSAHGMPHLYFESSSAVITLVLLGKYLEHKAKRRTTDALRALENLKPVEATVQRLGKWQKVAASSVQSGEKVKVIPGESVPVDGEVLQGQSHLDEALISGESIPLSKKEGDIVTGGSLNLDGILEIRATNVGTESTLSKIIELVEQAQGAKAPVQAIVDKVSSIFIPVVLLVALTTLLVTGLAFDDWTNGILNAVAVLVIACPCALGLATPAAIMAGTGTAARLGVLVKDAVALEQAKEINLVVFDKTGTLTQGKPVVNKMTVISGSEEAVLQLAYSLQINSEHPLGKAVVEKALTKGTQPIPVDEFQVVAGYGVKGNIADKLVLMGSSHWMQELGVKLPTEQIEILGASVSWLASQQQDQITLLGLFCFSDKLKSDALQAVKLLQQQGIKVAMLTGDNQASATSVATELQLDDFKAEVLPADKAKYIMEYQAQGYQVAMVGDGINDAPALAQADLGMAMASGTDVAVSAASFTLMRSKPSLVPTALIIARMTYRKIQQNLFWAFIFNAVGIPLAAFGYLDPIIAGAAMAFSSLFVVSNALLLQRWTLKEK, encoded by the coding sequence ATGAATACAACTACACAATTCAAAATTGACGGTATGACCTGTGCTTCATGCGTCGGTCGTGTTGAAAACGCGTTACTCAAAGTGGTGGGCGTGACAAATGCTACCGTCAACCTAGCTACAGATACGGCAACGGTTCAAGGTACCGCCAGTCATAGTGAATTAATTACCGCTGTTATTGAGGCCGGTTATCAAGTGCCAGTAAAGGTAAAGCAATTTGGTATTGGAAAGATGAGCTGCTCCTCTTGTGTGAAGCGGGTCGAACAGGCATTGCTAAAAGTAACCGGTATGGTCAGTGCATCGGTAAATTTAGCCACCGAGCAAGTACAAGTAAGGACTTTATCCTTTGTAACCGATGAACAATTAGCCCAAGCCGTGACACAAGCCGGTTACCTTTTTATCCCGTTAAACAATGACAGCGTGATACAAAAAACCAATAAACATCAGCCTTTTTATACTAAAGCTTGGTGGCCCGTATTGGGAGCAGGTCTACTTACCTTGCCATTGGTGTTGCCGATGTTAGGCATGTTATTTGCGCAACAGTGGATGTTACCGCCTGTTTGGCAATGGTTGTTAGCTACGCCAGTTCAGTTCTATTTTGGCGCTCGTTTTTATCGTGCAGGCTGGGGGGCATTAAAAGCTGGCATGGGCAACATGGATCTTCTTGTTTCCATCGGTACCAGTGCAGCCTTCGGATTATCTTTATATTTGTGGTGGAGCTTTGATAGCGCTCATGGCATGCCCCATTTGTATTTTGAAAGTAGTAGCGCAGTAATCACCTTGGTTCTGCTGGGTAAATATTTAGAACACAAGGCAAAACGCCGAACAACTGATGCACTTAGAGCATTGGAAAATTTGAAACCTGTTGAGGCGACAGTGCAACGTTTAGGTAAATGGCAAAAAGTGGCCGCTTCATCAGTGCAATCTGGTGAAAAAGTAAAAGTAATACCGGGCGAAAGTGTGCCTGTTGACGGTGAGGTTTTACAGGGGCAGAGTCATCTGGATGAAGCGTTAATTAGTGGCGAATCGATTCCGTTAAGTAAAAAAGAAGGTGATATTGTCACGGGGGGATCACTTAACTTGGACGGTATTTTGGAGATCCGTGCCACTAATGTTGGTACCGAATCTACCTTATCTAAAATCATTGAACTAGTCGAGCAAGCCCAAGGAGCAAAAGCTCCCGTCCAAGCAATAGTGGATAAAGTCAGCAGTATCTTCATTCCTGTGGTGTTATTGGTCGCACTTACCACTTTATTGGTGACAGGTTTAGCGTTTGATGACTGGACCAATGGCATTCTCAATGCGGTAGCCGTTTTAGTTATCGCTTGTCCATGCGCACTTGGTTTGGCAACTCCGGCAGCTATCATGGCAGGCACTGGAACTGCTGCCAGATTAGGCGTATTGGTTAAAGATGCAGTGGCGTTAGAGCAAGCAAAAGAAATCAATTTAGTCGTATTTGATAAAACAGGCACCTTGACTCAAGGCAAACCTGTTGTAAATAAGATGACAGTCATCAGTGGCAGTGAAGAAGCTGTATTGCAGTTGGCCTATTCCTTACAAATAAATAGTGAGCACCCATTGGGCAAGGCAGTGGTTGAAAAAGCATTAACCAAAGGGACACAACCAATACCTGTCGATGAATTTCAGGTTGTCGCAGGTTATGGTGTCAAAGGCAATATTGCTGACAAGTTAGTATTGATGGGTAGTAGTCATTGGATGCAAGAATTAGGCGTAAAACTACCAACCGAACAAATAGAAATACTGGGTGCTTCTGTTTCTTGGTTGGCTAGTCAGCAACAAGATCAAATAACATTACTTGGCCTGTTTTGTTTTAGTGATAAATTGAAGTCTGATGCGCTGCAAGCTGTGAAGCTATTGCAACAACAAGGTATAAAGGTGGCTATGCTTACCGGTGACAATCAAGCGAGTGCAACATCGGTGGCGACAGAATTACAGTTAGACGATTTTAAAGCTGAGGTGCTGCCAGCAGATAAAGCAAAATATATTATGGAATATCAAGCGCAAGGTTATCAGGTTGCCATGGTTGGTGATGGCATTAATGATGCCCCAGCGCTAGCCCAAGCAGATTTGGGTATGGCAATGGCGTCTGGTACTGATGTTGCCGTTAGCGCAGCTTCTTTCACGTTAATGCGGAGTAAACCAAGCCTAGTACCCACGGCATTAATCATTGCAAGGATGACTTATCGTAAAATACAGCAAAATCTTTTTTGGGCCTTTATCTTTAACGCTGTGGGAATTCCACTAGCAGCCTTTGGTTATCTTGACCCCATTATCGCCGGTGCTGCAATGGCATTTAGTAGCTTATTTGTCGTCAGTAATGCATTGTTATTGCAACGTTGGACTCTGAAGGAGAAATAA
- the groL gene encoding chaperonin GroEL (60 kDa chaperone family; promotes refolding of misfolded polypeptides especially under stressful conditions; forms two stacked rings of heptamers to form a barrel-shaped 14mer; ends can be capped by GroES; misfolded proteins enter the barrel where they are refolded when GroES binds), whose amino-acid sequence MAAKEVRFSDDARNKMLAGVNILANAVKVTLGPKGRNVVLDKSFGSPTITKDGVSVAKEIELEDKFENMGAQMVKEVASKANDEAGDGTTTATVLAQAIVTEGLKSVAAGMNPMDLKRGIDKAVLSAVEELKNLSTKCADSKAIAQVGTISANSDSEVGNLIAEAMDKVGKEGVITVEEGQALQNELEVVEGMQFDRGYLSPYFMNNQENGTVELDSPYILLVDKKVTNIRELLPTLESVAKASKPLLIIAEDVEGEALATLVVNNMRGIVKVAAVKAPGFGDRRKAMLQDIATLTGGTVISEEIGLELEKVQLEDLGTAKRVVINKDNTVVVDGAGDEEAIKGRCAQIRGQIEESSSDYDKEKLQERLAKLAGGVAVIKVGAATEVEMKEKKARVEDALHATRAAVEEGVVAGGGVALVRAAAKFADLKGDNEDQTHGIKLALRAMEAPLRQIASNAGAEASVVTNAVKNGTGNFGYNAGNDTYGDMLEMGILDPTKVTRSALQFAASIASLMITTEAMIADAPADDAPAMPDMGGMGGGMGGMGGMM is encoded by the coding sequence ATGGCAGCTAAAGAAGTACGTTTTTCTGATGACGCTCGCAACAAAATGCTTGCAGGCGTTAACATTCTTGCTAACGCGGTAAAAGTTACTTTAGGACCTAAAGGTCGTAACGTTGTTCTAGACAAATCTTTTGGCTCTCCTACCATCACTAAAGATGGTGTATCTGTTGCTAAAGAAATCGAGCTTGAAGATAAGTTTGAAAACATGGGCGCACAGATGGTTAAAGAAGTTGCGTCTAAAGCAAATGACGAAGCCGGTGACGGAACAACGACTGCAACTGTACTAGCGCAAGCGATTGTAACTGAAGGTTTGAAATCAGTTGCTGCGGGTATGAACCCAATGGATCTTAAGCGCGGTATCGACAAAGCTGTTTTGTCTGCGGTTGAAGAACTTAAAAATCTTTCTACTAAATGTGCTGACAGCAAAGCAATTGCTCAGGTTGGTACTATCTCTGCAAACTCTGATTCAGAAGTCGGTAACCTTATCGCTGAAGCAATGGACAAAGTAGGTAAAGAAGGTGTTATCACTGTAGAAGAAGGCCAAGCACTTCAGAACGAACTAGAAGTGGTTGAAGGTATGCAGTTTGACCGTGGTTACCTATCTCCTTACTTCATGAACAACCAAGAAAATGGCACTGTTGAATTAGACAGCCCATACATCCTTTTGGTTGACAAAAAAGTCACTAACATCCGTGAATTGCTACCAACTCTAGAAAGTGTTGCTAAAGCATCTAAGCCGCTATTAATTATTGCTGAAGATGTTGAAGGCGAAGCTCTAGCTACATTGGTTGTTAACAACATGCGCGGTATCGTTAAAGTTGCAGCTGTTAAAGCGCCTGGCTTTGGTGACCGTCGTAAAGCAATGCTACAAGACATCGCTACACTAACTGGCGGTACTGTTATCTCTGAAGAGATTGGTCTTGAGCTAGAAAAAGTTCAACTAGAAGATTTAGGTACTGCAAAACGTGTTGTTATCAATAAAGACAACACTGTAGTAGTTGATGGCGCTGGTGACGAAGAAGCGATTAAAGGTCGTTGTGCTCAAATCCGTGGTCAAATCGAAGAATCTTCTTCTGACTATGACAAAGAAAAACTTCAAGAGCGTCTAGCTAAATTAGCTGGCGGTGTAGCAGTCATTAAAGTTGGTGCTGCAACTGAAGTTGAAATGAAAGAGAAAAAAGCACGTGTTGAAGATGCACTTCACGCTACTCGCGCAGCGGTAGAAGAAGGCGTTGTAGCTGGTGGTGGTGTTGCGCTAGTTCGTGCAGCAGCTAAATTCGCTGACCTAAAAGGTGACAACGAAGACCAAACTCACGGTATTAAACTAGCACTACGTGCTATGGAAGCTCCTCTACGTCAAATCGCATCTAATGCTGGCGCAGAAGCATCTGTAGTAACTAACGCAGTTAAAAACGGTACTGGTAACTTCGGTTACAATGCAGGTAACGACACATACGGCGACATGCTAGAGATGGGTATTCTTGACCCAACTAAAGTAACTCGTTCTGCACTTCAATTTGCAGCGTCAATTGCGAGTCTTATGATCACCACTGAAGCGATGATCGCAGATGCTCCAGCTGATGACGCTCCTGCTATGCCTGATATGGGCGGCATGGGCGGCGGTATGGGTGGAATGGGCGGCATGATGTAA
- a CDS encoding co-chaperone GroES — protein sequence MAIRPLHDRVIVKRQEQESKSAGGIVLTGSAAEKSTRGEIVAVGNGRVLDNGEVKALDVKVGDVVIFSDGYGVKTEKLDGEEVLIMSEGDILAVVE from the coding sequence ATGGCAATCCGTCCTTTACACGATCGCGTTATCGTTAAGCGCCAAGAGCAAGAAAGTAAATCTGCTGGTGGCATCGTACTAACTGGCTCTGCGGCCGAAAAATCAACTCGTGGCGAAATCGTTGCTGTTGGTAATGGTCGAGTTTTAGATAATGGTGAAGTGAAAGCGCTTGACGTTAAAGTTGGCGACGTAGTGATTTTTAGTGATGGCTATGGTGTTAAAACCGAAAAACTAGATGGCGAAGAAGTGCTTATCATGAGCGAAGGCGACATCCTAGCGGTTGTTGAATAA
- a CDS encoding peptidylprolyl isomerase, with product MKAGVCHILVKDKQQAEELKRQLAKGANFQQLAKKYSQCPSAKKGGDLGEVKPGQMVKAFDNVVFKKPVLTIHGPVKTQFGFHLIKTLYRS from the coding sequence ATGAAAGCAGGTGTATGCCATATATTGGTCAAAGATAAACAGCAAGCGGAAGAACTAAAACGCCAACTTGCTAAAGGTGCCAATTTCCAACAACTGGCGAAAAAATACTCACAATGTCCTTCCGCTAAAAAAGGCGGCGATTTAGGTGAGGTGAAACCGGGGCAAATGGTTAAAGCGTTCGATAATGTGGTATTTAAAAAACCAGTTTTGACAATTCATGGCCCGGTAAAAACCCAATTCGGTTTTCATTTAATAAAAACACTTTATCGCTCGTAA
- a CDS encoding DUF502 domain-containing protein, which translates to MKKLLSLSFQGLAAILPLSLTLYFIYWFMSGAEALLFPYVPQEYYFPGMGILTTCAVILLTGLVVNLFFVQWMVSTANRQVEKIPLVKSVYGAIRDTLTVFQISDKENSKAVVSVEIKPDMHLIGFVTADQVAVEIFQDDDKIGVYIPLSYQIGGYTLYVKRQQITKLDIGVEEAMRIALTGGVKAKQK; encoded by the coding sequence ATGAAAAAGCTGTTGTCTTTATCCTTTCAGGGCTTGGCCGCCATTTTACCGTTATCATTAACCCTGTATTTTATATACTGGTTTATGTCGGGCGCTGAAGCACTGTTATTTCCCTACGTCCCACAAGAATACTATTTTCCCGGAATGGGAATTTTAACAACCTGCGCAGTTATTTTACTCACTGGACTTGTGGTTAATCTGTTTTTTGTGCAATGGATGGTATCAACTGCAAACCGACAGGTTGAAAAAATACCGCTAGTCAAATCGGTATATGGAGCCATAAGAGATACCCTAACAGTATTTCAAATTAGCGATAAAGAAAATTCCAAAGCTGTCGTTTCAGTAGAAATTAAACCAGACATGCATTTAATCGGCTTCGTGACTGCCGACCAAGTTGCAGTAGAGATTTTCCAAGACGACGATAAAATCGGAGTGTATATTCCGCTTAGTTACCAAATAGGTGGCTATACCCTGTACGTAAAACGCCAGCAAATAACTAAGTTAGATATTGGTGTTGAAGAGGCCATGCGAATTGCGTTAACCGGTGGCGTCAAAGCGAAACAAAAATAA
- a CDS encoding FxsA family protein gives MFGKLFILFAILPIAEIALLINVGEQIGGWNTVAIVVVTAFIGAYFVRQQGIATLMQAQSKMQSGAMPGQEMAEGLLLVVAGILLVTPGFITDALGFLLALPITRPFIAKSLLKQISVNVVAGQPGQGQHSYSHTSYTQTSYSNRGNQADGDIIEGEYVDKDEAENRPKIDSPSDR, from the coding sequence GTGTTTGGTAAATTGTTTATTTTGTTCGCTATCTTACCCATAGCCGAAATTGCGTTGTTAATTAATGTCGGCGAGCAAATTGGTGGTTGGAATACAGTCGCTATTGTTGTGGTTACTGCCTTTATTGGTGCTTATTTTGTACGACAGCAGGGGATTGCGACCCTAATGCAGGCTCAATCAAAGATGCAGTCAGGCGCTATGCCTGGGCAGGAGATGGCCGAAGGTTTATTGTTAGTGGTAGCCGGAATTCTATTAGTTACCCCAGGTTTTATAACAGATGCTTTAGGTTTTTTATTGGCACTACCCATTACTCGTCCATTTATTGCCAAAAGTTTACTTAAGCAAATTTCCGTTAACGTTGTAGCTGGCCAACCAGGTCAGGGGCAACACAGTTATTCTCACACCAGTTACACGCAAACCAGCTACTCAAATCGTGGTAATCAAGCAGATGGTGATATTATTGAAGGGGAATATGTTGATAAAGATGAGGCTGAGAACCGACCGAAAATCGATTCTCCATCAGACCGTTAA
- the cutA gene encoding divalent-cation tolerance protein CutA, whose translation MSSQFCIVLTTCPTKKQAEKIASELVNLKLAACVQISQPITSFYHWEDEVVTDAEMHLIIKTMSNKLDDALKLTLSLHPYDIPQWIILDNASASEAYLNWIESSLK comes from the coding sequence ATGAGTTCGCAATTTTGTATAGTTTTAACCACTTGCCCAACGAAGAAACAAGCTGAAAAAATTGCTAGTGAGTTGGTAAACCTTAAGCTCGCTGCTTGCGTGCAGATATCTCAGCCGATAACATCGTTTTATCATTGGGAAGATGAAGTCGTTACTGACGCAGAAATGCACTTAATAATAAAAACAATGTCGAATAAATTAGATGATGCACTTAAGTTGACTTTAAGCTTGCATCCCTATGATATTCCTCAGTGGATTATTCTTGATAATGCCTCCGCCAGTGAAGCATATTTAAATTGGATTGAAAGTAGCCTTAAATGA